In Chitinophagales bacterium, a genomic segment contains:
- a CDS encoding cytochrome c translates to MKRGYLNKNILIAGMVLIIFIGVQSSCYYSKSSPGWEYMPDMTHSSAFETYAPNPNFPDSSNARIPVSGTIPRGIYMPFHYSPQPTGYDSAGNYLHFPDGFTQTDRVEGQRLFSIYCAVCHGLKGNGEGSITAVNTQLKNPFPNPPSYYDEAHINLPEGKEYYSVHYGKNLMGAYSKSLDQNQIWKVVYYVRSMQEHYADSIKTTGGTLAASGDTTKNKSASSPATKNGSSVKDSTKKK, encoded by the coding sequence ATGAAAAGAGGGTATTTGAATAAAAATATTTTAATAGCAGGAATGGTTCTAATCATTTTTATTGGTGTCCAATCTTCCTGCTATTATTCCAAAAGCAGCCCTGGCTGGGAATATATGCCCGATATGACGCACTCCTCGGCATTTGAAACCTACGCACCAAATCCTAATTTTCCTGATAGTTCAAATGCCCGGATACCTGTGAGCGGAACAATTCCAAGAGGCATTTACATGCCTTTTCATTATAGTCCGCAGCCTACCGGTTATGATTCAGCAGGAAACTACCTGCACTTTCCTGACGGATTTACGCAAACCGACCGGGTGGAAGGTCAGCGCCTGTTCAGTATTTATTGCGCAGTTTGCCATGGGCTAAAAGGAAATGGTGAGGGATCAATTACTGCGGTGAATACACAATTGAAAAATCCTTTCCCCAATCCGCCTTCTTATTATGATGAAGCCCATATTAATCTTCCCGAAGGAAAAGAATATTACAGCGTACACTATGGAAAGAATCTTATGGGTGCTTATTCAAAATCTCTTGATCAGAATCAAATCTGGAAAGTGGTTTATTATGTAAGATCTATGCAGGAGCATTATGCCGATAGTATAAAAACTACCGGAGGAACTCTTGCAGCTTCGGGAGATACAACTAAAAACAAGAGTGCAAGTTCACCGGCAACAAAGAACGGTTCATCTGTAAAAGACAGTACTAAAAAGAAATAA
- a CDS encoding DUF3341 domain-containing protein: protein MKQYLLALYDDEQVLLNAVDKVKGNGIKIHDVVTPFAVHGLEQKLGLRESRLHIGGFFVGMTGTTIALSFMTWVFTVNWPLVFGGKPHFSFPAFIPIIFEFTVLSASISMFLAFLVLCHLYPGRFREPLDPRTTSHLFGIVFRITEQTSEEEKGRMYQLLQESGAVEMKLREMNKHY from the coding sequence ATGAAGCAATATCTTTTAGCATTATATGATGATGAGCAGGTACTGTTAAATGCCGTTGATAAAGTTAAAGGCAATGGAATAAAGATCCACGATGTAGTTACGCCTTTTGCTGTACACGGTCTTGAACAAAAATTAGGACTGCGTGAATCCAGGCTGCACATAGGAGGATTTTTTGTAGGGATGACCGGGACTACTATTGCGCTATCTTTCATGACGTGGGTTTTTACCGTCAACTGGCCCCTGGTATTTGGTGGTAAGCCACATTTTTCATTCCCTGCTTTTATACCAATTATATTTGAGTTTACGGTTCTTTCAGCATCAATAAGCATGTTTTTAGCATTCCTTGTGCTGTGTCATTTATATCCGGGCAGATTCCGCGAACCGCTTGATCCCCGAACAACCAGCCATCTTTTTGGAATTGTTTTTAGAATAACGGAACAAACATCCGAAGAAGAAAAAGGACGCATGTATCAGTTGCTCCAGGAAAGCGGTGCGGTGGAAATGAAATTAAGGGAAATGAATAAGCACTATTAA
- the nrfD gene encoding polysulfide reductase NrfD produces the protein MHSESSIRPPLIQGDKNYLKITEDIVAAVEMKPRRLWWIVTSITAAVMLWGFFALAWTVWFGIGAWNLNRTIGWGWDITNFVWWIGIGHAGTLISAILLLFRQKWRTGVNRSAEAMTIFAVICAAIFPVIHMGRVWLAFFNLPYPNTRGPVWPNFNSPLMWDVFAISTYFTVSLLFWYSGLIPDIATIRDRAKSKIAKFSYSVLSFGWVGSAKHWQRHEALSLVLAGISTPLVLSVHTIVSFDFATSVIPGWHTTIFPPYFVAGAIFSGFAMVLTLMVITRKVLNLQEYITLDHIESMNKIIVLTGSIVGCAYLTELFTAWYSQNPYEQYAFANRALGPYWWAYWSMMTCNVISPQLFWIRKLRRNVWFTFFMSIVINCGMWFERFVIIVTSLHRDYIPSSWAMYSPTWIEISIYLGTLGLFFTAFLVFAKTMPVIAMAEVKAILKISGEMHKKNQLEPTFHEDRPMEVMPQTI, from the coding sequence ATGCATTCAGAATCATCTATCAGACCGCCATTGATTCAGGGAGATAAAAACTATCTGAAGATAACAGAAGATATTGTGGCTGCAGTTGAAATGAAGCCGCGTCGTTTATGGTGGATTGTAACATCCATCACGGCAGCTGTAATGTTGTGGGGATTTTTTGCGTTAGCCTGGACGGTATGGTTTGGTATCGGTGCCTGGAACCTGAACAGAACGATTGGATGGGGATGGGACATTACCAATTTTGTATGGTGGATCGGTATCGGGCATGCCGGAACACTTATCTCTGCAATATTATTATTGTTCAGGCAAAAATGGCGTACCGGCGTTAACCGTTCAGCAGAAGCAATGACCATCTTCGCGGTTATCTGCGCTGCTATATTTCCGGTAATACACATGGGCCGCGTTTGGCTTGCTTTCTTTAATTTACCATATCCCAATACCCGCGGACCTGTTTGGCCAAATTTTAATTCTCCGCTTATGTGGGATGTATTCGCCATTTCTACCTATTTCACCGTATCCCTGCTATTCTGGTACTCAGGGTTGATTCCTGATATAGCTACCATACGGGACCGGGCTAAATCGAAAATTGCAAAGTTCTCTTACAGCGTTTTATCCTTTGGCTGGGTAGGATCCGCAAAACACTGGCAGCGGCATGAGGCGCTTTCCCTGGTTTTGGCCGGTATCTCAACACCTCTTGTGCTCTCCGTTCATACCATAGTATCCTTCGACTTCGCAACTTCTGTGATTCCCGGCTGGCATACTACCATCTTTCCTCCTTACTTCGTGGCAGGTGCTATTTTCTCGGGCTTCGCAATGGTATTAACACTGATGGTGATTACCCGTAAGGTGCTGAATCTTCAGGAATACATTACGCTCGATCACATTGAGTCGATGAATAAAATCATTGTTCTCACGGGGTCTATTGTGGGCTGTGCTTATCTCACTGAATTATTTACTGCATGGTATTCACAAAATCCCTATGAGCAATATGCTTTTGCAAACAGGGCATTAGGGCCTTATTGGTGGGCTTATTGGTCCATGATGACGTGTAATGTGATTTCGCCCCAGCTCTTCTGGATAAGAAAATTAAGGAGAAATGTGTGGTTTACTTTTTTTATGTCTATTGTAATTAATTGCGGAATGTGGTTCGAAAGATTTGTGATTATTGTAACTTCATTACACCGCGATTATATTCCTTCCTCCTGGGCCATGTATTCACCCACCTGGATCGAGATCAGCATCTATTTAGGAACTCTCGGACTATTTTTTACAGCATTCCTGGTTTTTGCTAAAACAATGCCTGTAATTGCCATGGCGGAGGTTAAAGCGATACTAAAGATATCGGGAGAAATGCATAAGAAAAACCAGTTAGAGCCAACTTTTCATGAGGACAGGCCTATGGAGGTCATGCCTCAAACCATTTAA
- a CDS encoding c-type cytochrome, whose protein sequence is MRQVLIFPLKLTSGAAFRGVFFLFIAIFLFIPEFNFADVSPAKGSKIFKQYCTSCHRIEGKLIGPQLKDIDEKEPEDWLIKWIHNNPALRAAGDKDAIAIYEEYQRNAMPAFLNLSDDDIKSILSYVKEESNKPAATAQGPAASGTQSATPSYLMYVVIIVLCILVFLLMRVNTTLKRLAFEKLGEPIPEERPLSRRLTTKPAIAFYVIAGVFLFGFTIADSAMRLGHSKNYTPEQPIHFSHQLHAGINQINCLYCHVGAEKSKVASIPSINVCMNCHAGVQAGQSDAGTQEIKKIYTYYDNNKAIPWIKIHNLPDHVYFNHSQHVVVGKVKCQTCHGPVETMDVVNQYSSLSMGWCINCHRQTGVQFASNNYYSMYETLQHDFKDGKIDKVTEEMMGGTECQKCHY, encoded by the coding sequence ATGCGGCAAGTGTTGATTTTTCCTCTTAAACTCACGTCTGGTGCAGCTTTCAGAGGAGTCTTTTTTTTGTTTATAGCAATTTTTTTATTCATTCCTGAATTCAACTTTGCCGACGTAAGCCCTGCTAAAGGTTCAAAAATATTCAAACAATATTGCACATCCTGCCATAGAATAGAAGGAAAATTAATTGGTCCTCAACTAAAAGATATTGATGAGAAAGAGCCTGAAGACTGGTTAATCAAATGGATTCATAATAACCCTGCACTAAGGGCTGCGGGAGATAAAGATGCCATTGCGATATATGAAGAATATCAGAGGAATGCGATGCCAGCCTTTCTTAACCTCTCGGATGATGATATTAAATCCATCCTTTCTTATGTAAAGGAAGAAAGCAATAAGCCGGCAGCAACAGCTCAGGGTCCGGCAGCTTCTGGTACACAATCAGCCACACCATCTTACCTGATGTATGTCGTTATAATTGTGTTATGCATACTCGTTTTTCTATTGATGAGGGTAAATACCACACTTAAGCGGCTCGCCTTCGAGAAGTTGGGAGAACCCATTCCGGAAGAAAGACCTTTAAGCAGAAGACTTACCACCAAGCCTGCCATTGCATTTTATGTGATTGCAGGTGTATTTCTTTTTGGGTTTACTATAGCAGACAGTGCTATGCGCCTTGGTCACTCAAAAAATTACACGCCTGAGCAGCCCATACATTTTTCTCATCAGTTGCACGCCGGTATCAATCAGATAAATTGTTTGTATTGTCATGTGGGAGCTGAAAAGAGTAAAGTGGCATCCATACCTTCCATAAATGTTTGTATGAATTGCCATGCAGGCGTACAAGCCGGGCAAAGTGATGCAGGAACGCAGGAAATAAAAAAAATTTACACCTACTACGACAACAATAAGGCGATTCCGTGGATTAAAATTCATAACCTGCCTGACCATGTCTATTTTAACCATTCACAGCACGTGGTTGTGGGGAAAGTAAAATGTCAGACCTGTCACGGACCCGTAGAAACTATGGATGTGGTTAATCAGTATTCAAGCTTATCTATGGGCTGGTGTATTAACTGCCACCGCCAGACCGGAGTTCAATTTGCAAGCAACAACTACTATTCCATGTATGAAACATTACAGCATGACTTTAAAGATGGCAAAATTGATAAGGTTACTGAGGAGATGATGGGTGGAACGGAATGTCAAAAGTGTCATTACTGA
- a CDS encoding glycosyl hydrolase, protein MRKIFFSLLSAFLVVVLCRDTFAQKNAASPQPPFTKAAQRLTGFEQRKNLEASSLLSQIQFRNVGPTIMSGRVVDVDVNPNDATEFYVAYASGGLWYTHNNGLSFQPIFDQEAVMTIGDIAVKWSNKNSSDQNIIWVGTGENNSSRSSYSGFGIFKSVDGGKTWINSGLPESHHIGRIVLDPDDADIVFVAVLGHLYSTNKERGIYKTSDGGKTWKQKLFVDDTTGCIDLILDPVNKNILYAAAWDRIRHPWNFQGSGIGSGIYKSTDHGETWSLVTTGTNGFPKGTDIGRIGLAAANNQGKTVLYAVVDNQFAREKKVEDSTALTKGMLRTMSSDKFLSLKKKRVEDFLRSNSFPDKYTADTIFTLMQSRKISPQTLVQFLEDANALLFETEIIGAELYRSDDGGASWQRTHSYHLDDLFYTYGYYFSQLRVEKNNPNNLYIVGYVVLKSNDGGKTFQNILKENVHVDNHALWVDPNRPGHLVLGNDGGVNVTFDDGKNWLKCNNPSVGQFYSVNYDMDHPYNVFGGLQDNGVWYGPSTTENTIDWHQTGQYPYKEILGGDGMDIAVDQRGNSVVYTGFQFGNYFRVNVLTQSTKDITPKHELSERPYRWNWESPIQISTYNEDILYFGCNKLMRSFNRGDNFKPISPDLTKGGKKGNVPYGTITTLNESTLKFGLIYTGSDDGLIYVTKDGGNSWTKISDKLPQDLWVSRIQASQFSESRVYASLNGYRWDDFNSYLYVSENYGASWTRLGTDLPAEPINVVREDPVNENILFVGTDHGVYVSIDRGKKFMRMSGGLPAVSVHDLVIQPREHDLILGTHGRSIYVASIQELEMLRDSILSKPLYAFSISSTRYSNNWGKKDFTWDSIKGPEVKIPIYLNRPGNVKITIYADSNLLLSQLNYEGKKGLNYIKYDLSIDSTRRQDYEGQLNKNLKADEEKIAVKKADNGRYYLHPGEYKCVIETSGYKAEKKLVIEKPHYGSSTAPFPENPSDR, encoded by the coding sequence ATGAGAAAAATTTTCTTTTCACTCCTCTCCGCTTTCCTTGTTGTTGTTTTATGCAGAGATACTTTTGCACAAAAAAATGCTGCAAGTCCGCAGCCACCGTTTACGAAGGCAGCGCAACGGTTAACCGGGTTTGAACAGCGTAAAAATCTGGAAGCAAGCTCACTCCTCTCACAAATACAATTCAGAAATGTGGGCCCTACTATAATGAGCGGGCGCGTGGTGGATGTGGATGTGAATCCAAATGATGCTACCGAGTTTTATGTTGCCTATGCGTCCGGAGGATTGTGGTATACTCATAACAACGGTTTGTCCTTCCAACCCATATTCGATCAGGAAGCTGTAATGACTATAGGCGACATTGCAGTGAAGTGGAGCAACAAGAATTCCTCAGACCAAAATATTATTTGGGTGGGAACAGGTGAAAATAATTCCAGCAGGTCGTCTTATTCCGGCTTTGGCATTTTTAAAAGTGTGGATGGAGGAAAGACCTGGATTAATTCAGGACTTCCGGAAAGTCATCACATTGGAAGGATTGTTCTCGATCCTGATGATGCAGATATAGTTTTTGTGGCAGTTCTTGGTCATTTATACAGCACTAATAAAGAGCGCGGTATTTATAAAACATCTGATGGCGGAAAAACCTGGAAACAAAAGCTGTTTGTGGATGATACTACCGGCTGCATTGATTTAATATTGGATCCGGTAAATAAAAATATTTTGTATGCAGCCGCATGGGACCGGATCCGGCATCCATGGAATTTTCAGGGCAGCGGGATAGGTTCCGGCATTTATAAAAGCACCGATCATGGAGAAACCTGGAGCTTAGTTACAACTGGAACAAATGGTTTTCCGAAGGGAACGGATATTGGAAGAATTGGTCTCGCTGCAGCAAATAACCAGGGTAAAACAGTGCTCTACGCTGTGGTGGACAATCAGTTTGCAAGAGAAAAAAAAGTTGAGGATAGCACTGCACTGACTAAAGGAATGCTGCGCACGATGAGCAGCGATAAATTCCTTTCACTGAAAAAAAAGAGGGTAGAGGATTTTCTGCGCAGTAATAGTTTTCCTGATAAATATACTGCGGATACTATTTTCACATTGATGCAAAGCAGAAAAATTTCCCCGCAAACACTGGTTCAGTTTTTAGAAGATGCCAATGCCCTTCTTTTTGAGACGGAGATTATAGGTGCAGAATTGTACAGAAGCGACGATGGCGGAGCATCATGGCAAAGAACTCACAGCTACCATCTCGATGATCTCTTTTACACTTATGGATATTATTTTTCCCAGTTACGCGTGGAAAAAAATAATCCTAACAACCTATACATCGTAGGATATGTAGTGCTGAAATCAAACGATGGCGGAAAAACATTTCAGAATATCTTAAAGGAAAATGTTCACGTTGACAACCATGCACTATGGGTTGATCCTAACAGACCGGGTCACCTGGTTTTAGGAAACGACGGCGGGGTAAATGTAACTTTTGATGATGGTAAAAACTGGCTCAAATGCAACAATCCCTCTGTAGGTCAATTCTATTCTGTGAATTACGATATGGATCATCCCTATAATGTATTTGGCGGGTTACAGGACAATGGGGTTTGGTATGGTCCAAGCACTACCGAGAATACCATCGACTGGCACCAGACAGGACAGTATCCATATAAAGAAATTCTTGGTGGCGACGGAATGGACATTGCCGTTGACCAGCGGGGCAACAGCGTGGTGTACACGGGTTTTCAGTTTGGGAATTACTTCCGGGTAAATGTGCTGACTCAAAGTACGAAGGACATTACTCCTAAGCATGAACTTAGCGAACGGCCTTACCGGTGGAACTGGGAATCGCCGATTCAAATTTCCACCTATAATGAAGACATCCTTTATTTCGGCTGTAATAAGCTGATGCGGTCTTTCAATCGCGGTGATAATTTTAAACCCATTTCACCCGATCTTACAAAAGGTGGTAAAAAAGGAAATGTCCCTTATGGTACCATTACTACATTGAATGAATCAACTTTGAAATTTGGATTGATTTATACAGGAAGTGATGACGGATTAATTTATGTAACAAAAGACGGAGGCAATAGCTGGACAAAGATTTCAGACAAACTTCCGCAAGATTTATGGGTGAGCCGCATACAGGCATCTCAGTTTTCTGAATCGCGCGTATATGCCTCATTAAACGGGTACCGCTGGGACGACTTTAACAGTTATCTCTATGTATCCGAAAATTACGGCGCTTCATGGACGAGACTTGGTACTGACTTGCCTGCCGAGCCAATCAATGTGGTACGGGAAGATCCGGTAAATGAAAACATATTGTTTGTCGGAACGGACCACGGTGTGTATGTTTCAATCGATCGGGGTAAAAAATTTATGCGTATGAGTGGTGGTTTACCTGCTGTCTCCGTACACGATCTCGTAATTCAACCTCGTGAGCATGACCTGATTTTAGGAACTCACGGCCGCTCGATATATGTTGCTTCGATTCAGGAATTAGAAATGCTGCGTGACAGCATTCTATCCAAACCCTTGTATGCTTTCTCAATCAGCAGCACCCGGTATAGCAATAACTGGGGTAAGAAAGATTTTACATGGGATTCCATTAAAGGACCCGAAGTAAAAATTCCAATTTATTTAAACAGGCCAGGTAATGTGAAGATTACCATCTATGCTGACAGTAATTTGCTTTTATCGCAATTGAATTATGAAGGGAAAAAAGGACTGAATTATATTAAATACGATCTTTCCATCGATTCAACTCGCAGGCAGGATTATGAAGGCCAGCTGAATAAAAATTTAAAAGCAGATGAGGAAAAAATAGCTGTTAAAAAGGCAGATAATGGTAGGTATTATCTTCATCCCGGGGAATACAAATGCGTGATAGAAACTTCCGGTTACAAGGCTGAAAAAAAATTAGTAATTGAAAAGCCGCACTATGGCAGTTCTACCGCTCCATTCCCGGAAAATCCAAGTGATCGATAA
- a CDS encoding SRPBCC family protein, which translates to MSLHSLKQQQTLNISLDEAWNFFSSPINLNIITPPYMKFKVLSDFSSEDKIYPGMLINYTVSPLFNLPLNWTTEITAVQDHHYFIDEQRFGPFAFWQHQHFFEEINGSVLIKDAVHYRIPFGFIGDVVNEITVKKKVESIFNFRRKKLAELYPSALTKEFIY; encoded by the coding sequence ATGAGCCTGCACTCTTTAAAGCAACAACAAACGCTCAATATATCATTAGATGAGGCGTGGAATTTTTTTTCATCTCCCATTAATTTAAATATCATTACGCCACCGTACATGAAATTTAAAGTGCTCTCCGACTTTAGTTCAGAAGATAAAATTTATCCGGGCATGCTGATCAATTATACCGTAAGCCCACTATTCAACTTACCTCTAAACTGGACTACAGAGATTACTGCGGTTCAAGATCACCATTACTTTATCGATGAACAGCGTTTCGGCCCTTTTGCCTTTTGGCAGCATCAGCACTTTTTTGAAGAGATTAATGGATCAGTTTTGATAAAAGATGCTGTTCATTATCGTATTCCTTTTGGATTTATTGGTGATGTGGTGAATGAAATTACAGTGAAAAAGAAAGTGGAAAGCATCTTCAATTTTAGAAGAAAAAAGCTGGCGGAATTATATCCATCTGCACTAACCAAGGAATTTATTTATTAA
- a CDS encoding T9SS type A sorting domain-containing protein → MSIDGDVTLNKGFSDVWVLKLDAAGNLQWQKTYGGSRDESAASVEQTLDGGYIVAAGTNSFDGDVTGFHGDSSNYANDAWILKLNADGNLEWQKCVGGSQNDGTTSIRQSDNGDYIFTGSTYSSDGDVTMNHGLSDGWVVCLDQSGSLIWQKTLGGSNTETFYSLQLTLDGGIAVAGYTASKDGDITKHHSFFNGPLDYWLVKLDANGNKLWDRCYGGANNDFCYSVKQTTDNGFVLCGHSYSFSGDISATKKRGGADYWVVKTDSMGNIQWQKSLGGTIDDLAKDVVQTKDEGYVVIGDATSNNKDVPGNKGSYDYWLLKLSKRGKLEGSVNLGGSGADVPFSMVQTENGDFVIAGLSSSNDGDVSGNHGGNDVWVVRVTEGATDKESTEEIADAAKASENLFTPLNTASLYPNPTASTFYIQANESPQAVFVYDLHGKLIEADNDFSRENAIGEDLPSGFYLIKAFFADGHIQIMKALKE, encoded by the coding sequence GTGTCAATAGATGGAGATGTAACTCTAAATAAAGGGTTCTCTGATGTATGGGTTTTAAAATTGGATGCCGCCGGTAACCTGCAGTGGCAAAAAACATACGGAGGCAGCCGTGATGAAAGTGCCGCGAGCGTTGAGCAAACTTTAGATGGGGGTTATATAGTGGCCGCGGGAACGAACTCCTTTGATGGAGATGTAACCGGCTTTCATGGAGATTCATCGAACTATGCCAATGATGCGTGGATCTTGAAATTAAATGCAGATGGTAATTTAGAATGGCAAAAATGCGTGGGGGGCAGTCAAAATGATGGTACAACTTCTATAAGACAAAGCGATAATGGTGACTATATATTTACGGGTTCAACGTATTCGAGCGATGGAGATGTTACAATGAATCATGGCCTATCCGATGGATGGGTAGTTTGCTTAGACCAATCGGGAAGCCTCATATGGCAGAAAACATTGGGCGGTAGCAATACGGAAACTTTTTACTCATTACAGCTTACATTGGATGGTGGAATTGCAGTAGCAGGATATACAGCTTCAAAAGACGGTGACATAACGAAGCATCATAGCTTTTTCAATGGTCCGCTGGATTACTGGCTCGTAAAGCTCGACGCCAACGGCAATAAGCTATGGGACCGTTGTTACGGCGGCGCTAATAATGATTTTTGTTATTCCGTAAAGCAAACTACTGATAATGGTTTTGTCTTATGCGGCCACAGCTATTCGTTCAGCGGAGATATCAGCGCCACTAAAAAGCGCGGCGGTGCAGATTATTGGGTGGTAAAGACAGACAGCATGGGTAATATACAATGGCAAAAATCTCTCGGAGGTACCATTGATGACTTAGCTAAGGATGTGGTTCAAACAAAAGATGAGGGATATGTAGTAATCGGTGATGCAACTTCTAATAATAAGGATGTTCCAGGCAATAAGGGGTCTTATGATTATTGGTTATTAAAATTAAGTAAAAGAGGCAAATTAGAAGGCAGCGTAAATTTGGGCGGCAGCGGAGCCGATGTTCCGTTTTCTATGGTACAGACTGAAAACGGAGATTTTGTGATAGCCGGTCTAAGCAGCAGCAATGACGGTGATGTAAGCGGTAATCACGGAGGAAATGATGTTTGGGTGGTGAGGGTTACTGAAGGCGCAACGGATAAGGAAAGCACGGAAGAAATTGCTGATGCTGCAAAAGCTTCTGAAAATTTATTCACGCCACTTAATACGGCTTCTTTATATCCCAATCCAACAGCCTCGACATTTTATATTCAGGCAAATGAATCTCCACAAGCCGTTTTTGTATATGACTTACACGGCAAATTAATAGAAGCCGATAACGATTTTTCGCGTGAAAATGCAATCGGTGAAGATTTGCCCTCAGGTTTTTATTTAATTAAAGCATTCTTTGCGGATGGCCACATTCAAATAATGAAAGCTCTTAAAGAATAG
- a CDS encoding DoxX family membrane protein, giving the protein MKIFKNLSLYLLSVLFIGIGINHFIHVSNFLKIIPPYVPFPLAGVYISGIFEILLGAGLLIKRFRRYAAIGLILLLIAVLPANVYMYTSGEFPQYSQTLLLIRLPLQVILIAWAAWFAKKEPLPRSN; this is encoded by the coding sequence ATGAAAATTTTTAAGAATCTGAGCTTGTATTTATTGTCGGTGTTGTTTATTGGAATAGGTATCAACCATTTTATTCATGTTTCTAATTTCCTGAAAATTATTCCGCCTTACGTTCCGTTTCCATTAGCGGGCGTATATATAAGCGGGATATTTGAGATTTTATTGGGTGCAGGTTTATTGATAAAGAGATTTCGCCGATACGCTGCAATAGGATTGATATTGCTGCTTATTGCCGTACTCCCTGCCAATGTCTATATGTACACCTCAGGGGAATTTCCGCAATATTCACAAACACTTTTACTGATCCGTTTGCCATTACAGGTTATTTTGATTGCCTGGGCTGCATGGTTTGCAAAAAAAGAGCCATTACCTCGCAGTAATTAA